GAACTGCGACGGGTCGCCCAAAGCGCAAGTCACCATGATCGATGCCCTTGGCAACGAGACCGTCGTGATGCGGCCATGCTTCGAGCACCCGACCATCATGGATCTGCTTGACGCCAAAGGTGTTTCGTGGCGCTACTACGATGCCAACAACAATGGCTATTGGTCGGCCCCGGATGCCATCAAACATCTGCGCTACGGCTCGGATTGGACGAACGTCATCACCCCCGAGACGACCGTTCTCACGGACATCGCCGGCGGCAGCTTGCGACAGGTATCGTGGGTCAACCCCACGTGCGCGGAGTCCGATCATGCGAGTTGCAATACGGGCACCGGCCCGGCTTGGGTCGCGTCCATCGTCAACGCCGTGGGCGGCAGCAAGTACTGGAAGGACACGGCCATCTTCGTGACGTGGGACGATTGGGGCGGTTGGTTCGACCACGTGAAGCCGCCTGTTCGCAGCTCGTACGAACTCGGTTTCCGCGTTCCGCTCATCGTCATCTCGCCGTACGCGAAGCCGGCCCACATCTCGCACGTGCAGCACGAACAATCCAGCATCTTGAAGTTCGTCGAGACGAACTTCGGACTGGGATCGTTGGGTTATGCAGATGCGTTGTCGGACGACCTGTCGGACTGCTTCAACTACGGCCAGAAACCCCTCAAGTTCGCGATCATCCCGACCGGCTGGCGCACGGCAGACCTCATGAGGTCCATACAAAAGTCGAGCGGGCCGGCGGACGACGACTTCTAGACAAACCCGATTAACTGGACGAAGAGACCCGCGCGCCGCAAGGAGCGCGGGTTTCTTCCATTCCTGTTAGAACACGCGATAATGGCTACCAAAACCGCGAACACGAGCTTCTTGCTCCAGGTCATACAGCCCGGATTGGCCGGCCTCATGGACGGCTCGGTGTCCACCCTGGCGCCGATCTTTGCCACTGCGTTTGCCACGCACGTGCCCCATACTGCGTTCCTGATCGGAGCGGCGGCAGCGGTCGGCGCCGGCATCTCGATGGCGTTTTCGGAGGGCCTCTCCGACGACGGCACGTTGACCGGTCGCGGCAACCCCTTCGTGCGCGGCGCTATCGTCGGGTTCATGACGTTCATCGGCGGCATTCTGCACTCGCTGCCGTTCTTGATCCCGAACCTTCCGACCGCGTTGACGCTCGCCTATGTCGTGGTAGGCTTCGAACTGATCACCATAGCGTACGTGCGCTATCGGTTCTTCGCCAGTTCGTTCCTCGTGTCGGCCGTCGAAGTGATCGTGGGCGGCGCGCTCGTCTTCACCGCCGGCGTGCTCATCGGGAGTTCCTGAACATGGCCATCAAGATCGGCGTCGTCGGGCATTTCGGCTTGGCGGTGAAGAGTCCGAAGAAGAGCGCGCGCTGGTGGTGCCGGACGCTCAACCTGCGCAAAGAGTTCGACTTCGGCAGCGGCGTGGCGGTCGGCAATGACGCCGTCACGATCGCGCTCTTTCGGGGAAAGCCGCGGCCCGAGGCGCTCGACCACATGTCGTTTCACCTTCGCAGCATGCGCGAACTTCGGGCCGCGCTTGCCGAGCTCAAGCGGAAGAAGGTCGAGCTAGAGGATCCCGGCGATGAGATCGGTCCCGAAGCGCCCGGGTCGCGCCACATGGCATTGTGGTTTCACGACCCGGACGGCTATCGCTGGGAGCTTTCCGTGCAGAACGCGGTCAGGTCGCCGGGCTGAAGGCTGGCATACCACCGACCGCACGTTCCATGGGCTGAAAATTCTATAAGATTTTCCTCGTCTGTCCTGAAACCCAAGGCAAGGTCGAGCGGTAACCAAGTTGAAGGGACTTGCCCGGCAAGACCTTTTGCTTGATGGCACGGCGTTAAGCATTGTTCACCTGCGGGGCCGCTAGCCCCGTCACTATGAAGTGGGGTTTCTCAACCGATGGGTGCTTTCAATACACGTGGTGCAGCCACGCTGTTTTTCGCCATGCTGTCGCTGCTGTGCGCGACGGCGGCCCGCGCCGACGACGCCCCCGTGAGCTACGCAAAACTCACCGAGGGCCTGACGCCGCAACACGGGCTTTTCACCGTTTGGCGAAAGGACGGGAAGGTCATGCTGGAGCTGTCGCCCAGCCAGCTCAACCATGACTTCATCCTCAGCGTCGTGCCAGGCAACGGACTGGGCGGCTATTTCATGCTGGCAGGAGCCGGCGACTACTACAGTCCGCGCATCGTCCGCTTCGTCAAGCAAGACGACAAGGTCTCGATCCTTTATCCCAACACCAACTTCGTTGCGCCGGCGGGCTCGCCCGACGCCAACGCGGTTGAAGATCAGACGGCCAAATCCGTCGTCGGAGTCAGCAAGGTGCTCGCGACCGACGACAAGAGCGGCGACGTGGTCATCGAAGCGACGCCGCTGTTGAGCGACGTCATGGATCTCGGCGACGCGCTCAAGGCTGCGCTGGGCAACCCGGAGCCCGGCAAGCTGTATCACCTCGACTCCGACCGCAGTTATTTCGGTCCGACCAAGTCATTTCCGGACAACACGCTCGTCGACGTGCGACAGACCTGGACGTCCGACGACGCCTCTATCGTGGATAACGTGATCGACCCGCGCGCGATCGAGTTCCGGATCGACTACAACTTCATCGAACCGCCAAACGACAAGGACTATATGCCGCGCCTTGCGGACGACCGCGTCGGTTATTTCTCGACCGCGCAGCTCGACTTCGGCACCGATAAGTACACCAGCCGGCAAAGGCGCTACATCTTGCGCTGGAACATGCAGAAGACCGATCCAAATGCCGCCATGTCGCCGGCGAAGCATCCGATGGTGTTCTACATGAGCAACACGATTCCGTATCGCTATCGCGACGCGATCCGGCGCGCGTGCTTGGAATGGAACAAGGCGTTTCTGCCGCTTGGCATCAGCGACGCCGTCCAGGTGAAGGATCAGCCGAACGACCCGAACTGGGATGCCGATGACGTCCGCTACAGCGTCCTTCGCTGGCTCACCGAATCGAACTCGGGCGGCTTCCTCGAGGCGCAATTCTTCTGGGATCCGCGAACCGGCCAGCAGTTCCGCACGGGCGTCGTGTTCGATGCCGACTACGTGGCGTTCGGCTACTTCGAAAAGCCGTACTACGTCGATCCTACGACCGCGAAGTCGTTCTCGGCACGCGAGCGCATGGCCGAGATCGATAAACACAATCAAGCCGCCTTCGCCGCGATCGCCTTACAAGTGCTGGGCGACTGGCCGGGCGGCGACGTGCCGCAGAGCTACATCAACGATTTCCTCATGGACGGCACATTGCACGAAGTCGGCCACGACATGGGCTTCCAGCACAACTATATCGCCATGCAGGCCTACACACCGGCGCAGCTTCGTGACCGCGCCTTCACGTCCAAGAACGGCGTCGCGACCACCGTCATGGCCTACAACCCGGTCAACCTCTGGCCCCGTGGGCAGTCGAACGGCACGCTGTTCATGGACACCATCGGCCCGTACGACTACTGGCTCATCCATTGGGGTTACGCGCCGATCCGCGGCGCGCGCACGCCGGAGGATGAGCTGCCGACGCTGCGCGGCTGGGCGTCGCAAACCTCGAATCCGCTGTATCGGTTCGCGTCCGACGAGGACGTGTCGTGGGGCAACGCGCACGCCATCGATCCGCGCGTCAATCAGTTCAGCCTGAGCAACGACATGCTCGGCTGGGCCAAGATGCAGATGAACATCGCGCGCACCGTCATGAGCAAGCTCGACAGCCGGTTCCCGAGCGCAGGCCACCCGTTCGAAGACGAACGTGGAGCGTTCCAGTTCGCGTTTGGTCAGTACCGGCGCTTCGCGTTCATGACCGAGCACTTCATCGGCGGTGAGTATCTGTCGCGCGCGCACGCCGGCGATCCCGGCGCTCCAAAGCCGCTGGCGCCGGTCTCGCGCAACGACGAGGTCGCTGCTTGGAAGACGCTCGACCAGTACCTGTTCTCCGACAGCGCGTTCCGGCTCTCGCCGGCGACGCTCAACCGCTTGACATATCAGGAGTTCTCGCCGCTCAACGGCGGCCCGTGGGCCTACGATCCGCCGGATCGGCACGACGAGCCGGTGGTGGATGCGATCGGCGCTCTGCAAGGCCGCGTGTTGGGAACGCTGTTCCAACCGCTGCGTCTGCAACGCATCGACGACCTCGCCGTCCGGTCGACGCCGGGCAGCACGATGTCGATCAGCGATCTGTTCAACTGGGCGCAGGACAGCGTGTACGGCGACCTGCGAGGGCGCAATCTGTCGAACGTGCCATTGCTCAGGCGCAACCTGCAGGCGCGCTACACGCGTCTGCTGATCACGCTTGCGCTCACACCGCCGAAGGGCACTCCGTCGGACGGGCAAGCGCTCGCGCGAGCCAAGCTCGTGAGTCTGTCAGGCACGCTCAGAGGAGCGCTGGATTCCAACGCGCTCGACGACATCTCGCGGGCGCACCTCGCCCTGCTGCAAAGCCAGGTGAGTTTAGCGCTTGCGGGCCGCAAACCCGGGATGTAACTCGCGGCAATGTAGTGCCGGGGCTTTAGCCCCGGCATTATTGTAGCGTTCCGAGCGCTAGCTCGGAGGCTTAGACGGCAGCGTAACGCTGCCCGCCGGCGCGATCGGCGGCAGCGGCGGGTAAGCAGCCCGATAGCGCTTGAGTTCCGCTTCGATGGGCCACTCGGAGAAGACCCAGATCAGCAAGATGACGATGTTCACGAGCGGGACCAGCGTGAGAAGGCTGTAGGCGCCCTCGTAACCGCTCTTCACCGCGACGCGCCAGTAGCAATAGATCTGGAACGCCAACGCGGCCAATATGAAGATGCCCAACACCACGAACATGCCGACGGCGACGCCGGCCGCGGCTGCCGTGTTCTGTTCGTCGCTGGTCGCGGCAAACAGCAATGCACCGAAAAGCAAAAACATGAGAATGCGAACCTCCCATCAAGCAAAAACCGCCGGGCTGAGATAGACCAGCGGCTTGCTTCGAGGAGGCGGCTGGCGGCCCCTTATGTGACCGCAGCGGGAGGGTTCGACTTAGACTCTGGCCCCTCGTGAAACAGGCCATTCGGCGAAGGCAAACCAGATGATCATGATGATGTTGACGAGCGGGATGATCAACAACAGGCAAAGCCACGGGCTGAAGCCTGCCTTCGAGAATATCCTTGACCACAGATAAAGGACGAAGATGCCGACGGCCAGACCGATGATAATCGAAACGATCGATGCGCCCGCCATCGCAGCCATCGCGCTGTTGGCGGCTGCCGTGCTATCGTCCGCCAAAAATCCTAATACCAAAGGCAAGAGTTGCATAGTGAGAACCCTCCTTGTGAGCGGAGGGTTTCCCCGCCTGCGTCGGCCTCCCTGCCGTTAATGGTATGGCGTCGGGCCTGCGGCAGGCCCGCCGGTATCCACAGGCGCAGGAACGCGCGAATGCTGCGCGCCTTGGAACGGCGTGTCGACTCCGTTCAGGGTGATGATGCCGAACATATCGGCGATGCCGTCGAGTGTCGCATCGATCTTCCCGACGACGCTGCTGTCAGGTTTGTCCCCGGCTCGAAGGTCGAGCTTGAGATGCGATCCGTCGCGAGTGCCGGTCACGAAAAAGCTGCTCTTTTTGTCGAGGTCCCACGTGCCGCTGATATTCGTTCCAGCGGCCTTCAACTTCATCGTCGAGTACGAGATGTCGCGCGCCTGCATGATGACCATCCAGGTTCCGTTCGGGATCAGGTCAAGCGCCATGAAGGGCGTGGGAACGGCTGTGGGCGAGGGCGACGGCGAAGCCTTCGAGGCGGCGGCCGAAGCCGTGGGTCGCGTTACGCCGGCGGCGACGACGAGCAACGCGGCGGCAAAGGCCAGGAGCCCAAGCGGGCGCCAAGGGGTGCTCATGAAGGGGAAACTCCTCTGGGCTGGGGGCGGGCGCACTCCGTCTGAAGGTACGACCAATCGCGCATCCCGACCTGGCGGGCAAGCGCGCAGCCGACTATAGAGAGGTCCTGCACCGCGAGCGAGGTACTGTGGTAAGCCATGCGCGGTTCAAAATCGCCGGGACATTCCGGGCACTGCGTGATCTACAGCGACGGGGGCTCCAGGGGCAACCCTGGGCCCGCTGCGGCGGGTGGAGTCGTGCAGCGCGACGACGGCAGCGTCGTCGCCAAAGTGCGCGAATATCTCGGCGTCACGACCAACAACGTCGCGGAATACCGCGCCCTGCTCTTGCTCCTGCAGCGCGCCCTCGACGAGGGTTTCCAGCAGGTCGACGTCTTCACGGATAGCGAGCTGGTCGAGCGACAGATCAACGGGCCCTACCGCGTGAAGGACGAGAAGCTGATCCCGCTTCACGCGGCGGCGCGCCGCACCCTCGCGAAATTCGGCGAGTGGCACGTCGTCCATATTCCTCGCGAGAAAAACAAGGTCGCCGACAAACTCGTGAACGCGGTGCTCGACGAGCATGCGGCGAGGTCGGCCCAGTGACGGGTCCTTCCGTCTACGTGTCGGTAGACATGGAGGGCTGCGCGGATCTCGTCCACTGGGATGAAGTGCGCCCTGGAGCAAGCGCCGAGTACGAACGAGCGCGCCGCATCATGACGCATGAGGTCAACGCGGTGGTCGTTGGCGCGTTCGAAGGCGGAGCGGCTCGAGTCGTCGTCAACGACTCGCATTCGACGATGCGCAATCTGATCGCCGGCGAGTTGGATCCGCGTGCCGTCGTCGTCAGCGGCAGACTCAAACCGCAGTTCATGCTCGAAGGCATCGGCGGGGGCTTCGAGCTCGCCTTTTTTGTCGGTTACCACGGGGCTATCGGCGACGGCAACGCGGTCATGGGTCACACGTACAGTCCGCGCATCATCTATGAATGTCGCCTGCATGGCCGGGCGGTCGGCGAGATCACCATCAACGCCGCGCTTGCCGGACATTACGGCGTGCCGGTCGCGCTGGTTTCGGGTGATGCGACGACGCTCGAAGAAGCGAAGCAAGCCGCGCCGCGCGCGCTGGGCGTCGAGACGAAACGAAGCATCAGTTATTATGCCGCCGACAGCCTGTCGCCGGCTTTGGTGCGCGAGGATTTGCGCAGCGCCGCAACTCGTGCGGTGCGCGACGCGGGAGCGTTTCAGCCGCTGCTTCTCGAAACACCCATAGTGATGGAGTTCGACACGCTCACGACGGCGCATGCGGATGTGCTGAGTTGGATCCCCAGCGCGCAACGCGCAAGCGCGCGGACGATTCGATTTCAGCTCCCCGACGCCGCGGAGATGTACCGGGCACTGATGGCGGTCATCTACCTCGGCGCGACCGCATCCCGATGAACGAGCGCACGCGCAGCATTATGGTCGTCGCGATCTGCATCGCGGCCGTAGTCCTCGGCTACAAATTCTTTCTGCAGCCGTACTTCGCGCAGGAGCGTGCGGTGATCAAGGTGTTGTCCGAACGCAGCACCTGGAACGTCACGCTCCAGGAGTACGTCATCAACGGAGCGATCTCTGCGCAGACCTTTCGCGTCGCCAACGATGACGGCAAGGTCAAGATGTTCTACTCGGCGACGAGCCGGAGCGGTTTGATCACCAAGCAGTTCGACGTGCAGCTGTTCGGGCCCAACGCGACGTTCCTCTACGAAGAGCTGCGCGCCGACGGCATCTGGGAACTCGAGGACAAGCCGCTGCTGCCCCACCCGCGCGACGAGTATATCGCATTCGTCTCGCAGACGCTTGGCAATGAGGGCGGCAGCCGCGCTTTCGGATTTTCCGATCCGCAATACTGGGCGGCGACCAATGCGCGCGAGTTCAGTCTGCATCCGCAGGCGACGGGCTCTGGCCCGCAACTGACGTCGGTCAGCGGGCGCTCGCTGCGCGAACCTCGCTATCTCAAAATCGTGCGATTGATCAAGGACTTCGGACCGGCCAGCGTTCAGCAGGCGGAGGCGAAGATCCGCGCCGAGCTGATCGAAGCCGACAGCGGTTTGCGGCCTCCCAAGGCGAGCGCTCCGTGAAAGCGGCCGCCTTCGTTCTCCGCCGCCATTGGCGCTTGTTCGCCGCTGCGGCCGCGATAGGCGTCTTGCTCGCGGGCCTGACGTGGTTCGTCATGGAGAATCCTTACAACCAGACGTTCGGCTACACGATCACGAGAGTCCCCAACACGGAAAAGCTCGTCGCGCTGACGTTCGACGACGGACCGAATCCGCCGTACACGGATCAAATCGTAGAGTATTTGCATCAGCAGCACGTTCCGGCGACGTTCTTCGTGGTCGGGCGCGCGGTTGAGCGATATCCGGACGTCGTCCGGCGTGAGGCCGAATACGGAAACGCGCTCGGCAACCACTCCTGGGATCACGCGCACCTCGTGCTCGAGACGCGGCGCCACATCCGCAGCGAACTCGAGCAGACCGATGCGGCGATCGTGAAAGCCTCAGGCGTGCACACGAACTTGTTCCGCCCGCCCTTCGGCGCCCGCGATTACGCCGTCATCGGGGTGGCGCACGACCTGGGGTACCAAGTCATCATGTGGTCGGCGCCGCTGCCGCGCGATTGGGAACGCCCGCCGCCGGACGTCATCGCCGCTAGAGTCCTCAAGTACGTGAGCAGCGGCAGCATCATCGTGCTCCACGACGGCAACAAAGGCCGCGGCGGCGATCGGTCCAACACGGTGGAAGCGACCAAGCTGATCGTGTCGGCACTACGCCAACAGGGTTATCGATTCGTCACCGTGCCCGAACTCATGCGCTTAGGGCTCGCGCCTAGCACGCCGGCGGTAGGGGCGGCCGAACCGTAACCTAGGGTAACACTAGCGGCCGCACAGTTCGCGGAAGTTGCAGCTGCGGCACGACGCGAGATTGGTGGTCATCGGGAACTGCGACATGTCGCCCGCCTCGTTGCGCTCGACGTCGGTGAGCCGGCTGCGCACGTCGGTGACGTAGGTCTGGATGTTGCGCCGCGCTTCTTCGACGCCGTCGCTTAGACGATCGAACGTTTCGGAGCCGCCGGCGCGCACGTAGACCAGATGCGCCGTGATGCGCTCGATCGGCGTGCCGAACTGCTCGGCGACGAATAAGCCATAAACCGCCAATTGCGCCATGTTGGCCTTGTTGCGGCGTTTGCCGGTTTTCCAATCGACGATGTGCAGATCGGCGTCGCTGTCGGCGACGATCAGATCCGGTGCGGCGAAGACCAACAGGCCGTCGACGGTGACTCGTTTGCGCCCGAACTCCCGCGGATCGATGAATTTCAAACGCTTTGGGTCCGTATTGAAGATGCGCCTGCCGAACGGGCTCGCCGCGAGGCCTTCGGCGCACGCGCGCACGTCATCGAGCGCGGTCTCGCGCATCTCCGTCGTCACGCCGCCGCCGTAGTAGTCTTCGAAAAGGATGGCGTAATCTTTTGGGTTGCTGAAACGTTCCCAGTCGCGATCGTGCGACTCGCGCATGCGCCGCAACAGACGGCGTTCCATGTCCTGGCGCAACTGGGCGGCAGGTACGGGTCCTGGAGCGGCCGGTCTGCGCCGTAAGATCTCGCTCAACTCTTCATGGAAAGTGTCCCCGACAAGCATCGCGATCGTTTGGATCCGCTTGAGCCGGTACGCGAGCGCGCTTTCCCGCGCGGCGTCCGAGCGCCAGCCGCCCCATGAGCCGTATTGCTGCCAATACAGCTTGCGCG
This window of the Candidatus Tumulicola sp. genome carries:
- a CDS encoding polysaccharide deacetylase family protein; protein product: MKAAAFVLRRHWRLFAAAAAIGVLLAGLTWFVMENPYNQTFGYTITRVPNTEKLVALTFDDGPNPPYTDQIVEYLHQQHVPATFFVVGRAVERYPDVVRREAEYGNALGNHSWDHAHLVLETRRHIRSELEQTDAAIVKASGVHTNLFRPPFGARDYAVIGVAHDLGYQVIMWSAPLPRDWERPPPDVIAARVLKYVSSGSIIVLHDGNKGRGGDRSNTVEATKLIVSALRQQGYRFVTVPELMRLGLAPSTPAVGAAEP
- a CDS encoding zinc-dependent metalloprotease — protein: MGAFNTRGAATLFFAMLSLLCATAARADDAPVSYAKLTEGLTPQHGLFTVWRKDGKVMLELSPSQLNHDFILSVVPGNGLGGYFMLAGAGDYYSPRIVRFVKQDDKVSILYPNTNFVAPAGSPDANAVEDQTAKSVVGVSKVLATDDKSGDVVIEATPLLSDVMDLGDALKAALGNPEPGKLYHLDSDRSYFGPTKSFPDNTLVDVRQTWTSDDASIVDNVIDPRAIEFRIDYNFIEPPNDKDYMPRLADDRVGYFSTAQLDFGTDKYTSRQRRYILRWNMQKTDPNAAMSPAKHPMVFYMSNTIPYRYRDAIRRACLEWNKAFLPLGISDAVQVKDQPNDPNWDADDVRYSVLRWLTESNSGGFLEAQFFWDPRTGQQFRTGVVFDADYVAFGYFEKPYYVDPTTAKSFSARERMAEIDKHNQAAFAAIALQVLGDWPGGDVPQSYINDFLMDGTLHEVGHDMGFQHNYIAMQAYTPAQLRDRAFTSKNGVATTVMAYNPVNLWPRGQSNGTLFMDTIGPYDYWLIHWGYAPIRGARTPEDELPTLRGWASQTSNPLYRFASDEDVSWGNAHAIDPRVNQFSLSNDMLGWAKMQMNIARTVMSKLDSRFPSAGHPFEDERGAFQFAFGQYRRFAFMTEHFIGGEYLSRAHAGDPGAPKPLAPVSRNDEVAAWKTLDQYLFSDSAFRLSPATLNRLTYQEFSPLNGGPWAYDPPDRHDEPVVDAIGALQGRVLGTLFQPLRLQRIDDLAVRSTPGSTMSISDLFNWAQDSVYGDLRGRNLSNVPLLRRNLQARYTRLLITLALTPPKGTPSDGQALARAKLVSLSGTLRGALDSNALDDISRAHLALLQSQVSLALAGRKPGM
- a CDS encoding ribonuclease HI family protein, with product MRGSKSPGHSGHCVIYSDGGSRGNPGPAAAGGVVQRDDGSVVAKVREYLGVTTNNVAEYRALLLLLQRALDEGFQQVDVFTDSELVERQINGPYRVKDEKLIPLHAAARRTLAKFGEWHVVHIPREKNKVADKLVNAVLDEHAARSAQ
- a CDS encoding alkaline phosphatase family protein, which encodes MYRALLLLACFVAFSLAFSMGVPSAGTPTPVVKPCDGPCHGGHHPFPSKKIQHVIIIFQENRTPDNLFQGLPGADIASSGTNSKGVVIKLMPRPLANRFDLDHSHLAFTTEYDGGKMDGWDNVKIRCRKPCRPTAFGYTPKAQIMPYWQMATTYTFGDRTFQDNQGPSFPAHQFLIAGTSTDSVGSKLLAAENPRYPGMSGWVSNGKNCDGSPKAQVTMIDALGNETVVMRPCFEHPTIMDLLDAKGVSWRYYDANNNGYWSAPDAIKHLRYGSDWTNVITPETTVLTDIAGGSLRQVSWVNPTCAESDHASCNTGTGPAWVASIVNAVGGSKYWKDTAIFVTWDDWGGWFDHVKPPVRSSYELGFRVPLIVISPYAKPAHISHVQHEQSSILKFVETNFGLGSLGYADALSDDLSDCFNYGQKPLKFAIIPTGWRTADLMRSIQKSSGPADDDF
- a CDS encoding M55 family metallopeptidase — its product is MTGPSVYVSVDMEGCADLVHWDEVRPGASAEYERARRIMTHEVNAVVVGAFEGGAARVVVNDSHSTMRNLIAGELDPRAVVVSGRLKPQFMLEGIGGGFELAFFVGYHGAIGDGNAVMGHTYSPRIIYECRLHGRAVGEITINAALAGHYGVPVALVSGDATTLEEAKQAAPRALGVETKRSISYYAADSLSPALVREDLRSAATRAVRDAGAFQPLLLETPIVMEFDTLTTAHADVLSWIPSAQRASARTIRFQLPDAAEMYRALMAVIYLGATASR
- a CDS encoding PD-(D/E)XK nuclease family protein, which translates into the protein MPDIQNEFAWSWSRHQTFYECPRKLYWQQYGSWGGWRSDAARESALAYRLKRIQTIAMLVGDTFHEELSEILRRRPAAPGPVPAAQLRQDMERRLLRRMRESHDRDWERFSNPKDYAILFEDYYGGGVTTEMRETALDDVRACAEGLAASPFGRRIFNTDPKRLKFIDPREFGRKRVTVDGLLVFAAPDLIVADSDADLHIVDWKTGKRRNKANMAQLAVYGLFVAEQFGTPIERITAHLVYVRAGGSETFDRLSDGVEEARRNIQTYVTDVRSRLTDVERNEAGDMSQFPMTTNLASCRSCNFRELCGR
- a CDS encoding VOC family protein, with the protein product MAIKIGVVGHFGLAVKSPKKSARWWCRTLNLRKEFDFGSGVAVGNDAVTIALFRGKPRPEALDHMSFHLRSMRELRAALAELKRKKVELEDPGDEIGPEAPGSRHMALWFHDPDGYRWELSVQNAVRSPG